A window from Streptomyces sp. NBC_00299 encodes these proteins:
- a CDS encoding LysR family transcriptional regulator, producing MQLRQLEYLVALARERHFVRAAAACYVSQPSLSAAIRRLEHELNVPIVRRGRRYEGLTPEGEVVLAWAHRMLAERDALRQELAALRDGITGTLRLGVVPTALPAATLLTTPFCDRHPHARVSIESLSSADITHGLTEFELDAAMTYLDDDTMGGLRTLPLYEERYMLLTPVDGPLGGAPMAAWSQAAALPLCLLNSRMRNRRIIDECFAADGAAATPAIESDTVAGLYAHLPGGRWSSVISHAWLHMFGVPDGMRVVPLEGPAHGPRVGLVTGPDDPPSVLAAALLAVAREAGVREALDALLRTYLDRHDH from the coding sequence ATGCAACTGCGCCAGCTGGAATACCTGGTCGCACTCGCCCGCGAGCGCCACTTCGTCCGCGCGGCGGCCGCCTGCTACGTCTCCCAGCCGTCCCTGTCGGCCGCGATCCGCCGCCTCGAACACGAGCTGAACGTGCCGATCGTCCGGCGGGGCAGACGCTACGAAGGCCTCACCCCGGAGGGCGAGGTGGTCCTGGCCTGGGCGCACCGCATGCTCGCCGAACGCGACGCCCTGCGACAGGAGTTGGCCGCCCTGCGCGACGGCATCACCGGCACGCTCCGGCTCGGAGTCGTCCCCACGGCACTCCCCGCCGCCACCCTCCTGACGACCCCCTTCTGCGACCGCCACCCGCACGCCCGCGTCAGCATCGAGTCACTGTCCTCGGCCGACATCACCCACGGCCTGACCGAGTTCGAGCTGGACGCGGCGATGACGTACCTCGACGACGACACGATGGGCGGCCTGCGCACGCTGCCCCTCTACGAGGAGCGGTACATGCTCCTGACCCCGGTCGACGGCCCGCTCGGCGGCGCGCCCATGGCAGCCTGGTCGCAGGCCGCCGCCCTCCCGCTGTGCCTGCTCAACTCCCGTATGCGCAACCGCCGCATCATCGACGAGTGCTTCGCCGCCGACGGCGCCGCGGCCACTCCCGCGATCGAGTCGGACACCGTCGCCGGCCTGTACGCGCACCTCCCCGGCGGCCGCTGGTCCAGCGTGATCTCGCACGCCTGGCTGCACATGTTCGGCGTTCCGGACGGGATGCGCGTGGTCCCGCTGGAGGGCCCCGCGCACGGGCCGAGGGTGGGCCTGGTGACGGGCCCCGACGACCCGCCCTCCGTACTGGCCGCGGCACTGCTGGCGGTGGCGCGCGAGGCGGGCGTCCGGGAAGCGCTGGACGCGTTGCTGCGGACGTACCTCGACCGTCACGACCACTGA
- a CDS encoding molybdopterin-dependent oxidoreductase, with protein sequence MSRSLAAAGTETGQVADLALTGDLVRPARLTVSDLLAWPQHEAEVSFECATSGIRHHRFTGPLLHDVLSAAGPGFDPARRKDRLRFLIAVSGADGHHALLSWAEIDPDFGRAPVLLAVGIDDTSLDRAGPQLVLPQDRCGARHISGITAIRVDGGYTSWA encoded by the coding sequence GTGAGTCGGTCCTTGGCAGCTGCCGGTACGGAAACCGGACAGGTGGCGGACCTCGCCCTCACCGGCGATCTCGTCCGTCCGGCCCGCCTGACGGTGTCCGACCTGCTCGCCTGGCCGCAGCACGAAGCCGAGGTCAGCTTCGAATGCGCCACCAGCGGCATCCGGCACCACCGCTTCACCGGGCCGCTGCTGCACGACGTTCTGTCGGCGGCCGGCCCCGGCTTCGACCCGGCCCGCCGCAAGGACCGCCTGCGCTTTCTGATCGCGGTCTCCGGCGCGGACGGGCATCACGCCCTGCTGTCCTGGGCGGAGATCGACCCGGACTTCGGCCGCGCGCCCGTCCTGCTCGCGGTCGGCATCGACGACACCTCCCTCGACCGCGCCGGCCCACAGCTCGTCCTGCCCCAGGATCGCTGCGGGGCCCGGCACATCAGCGGCATCACCGCGATCCGCGTGGACGGCGGCTACACCTCATGGGCATGA
- a CDS encoding NAD-dependent formate dehydrogenase has translation MAKVLCVLYDDPTDGYPTTYARDDLPAIDHYPGGQTTPTPSAVDFTPGHLLGSVSGELGLRAFLEAAGHTLVVTSDKDGDGSVFDRELADADVVVSQPFWPAYLTPERLAAAKNLKLAITAGIGSDHVDLEAAIAHGVMVAEVTYCNSISVAEHVVMMTLSLVRNYLPAHQVVLDGGWNIADCVARSYDLEGMHVGTVAAGRIGLAVLRRLAPFHVKLHYTDRHRLPADTERELGLTFHPTAADMAPHCDLVTINAPLHPETEGLFGDKLLAAMKRGAYLINTARARIVDQDAVERALRSGQLAGYAGDVWYPQPAPADHPWRTMPHHGMTPHISGSSLSAQSRYAAGTREILESWLAGTPIRDEYLIVDGGALAGAGAHSYSVTK, from the coding sequence ATGGCCAAGGTGCTCTGCGTCCTGTACGACGACCCCACCGACGGATACCCGACCACGTACGCCCGTGACGACCTCCCCGCCATCGACCACTACCCCGGCGGCCAGACCACTCCGACCCCGTCCGCGGTGGACTTCACCCCGGGCCACCTCCTCGGCAGCGTCTCCGGCGAACTCGGCCTGCGCGCCTTCCTCGAAGCGGCCGGGCACACCCTGGTCGTGACGTCGGACAAGGACGGCGACGGCTCGGTGTTCGACCGTGAGCTGGCCGACGCCGACGTCGTCGTCTCGCAGCCGTTCTGGCCGGCGTACCTGACGCCCGAGCGGCTGGCCGCGGCCAAGAACCTGAAGCTGGCGATCACGGCGGGCATCGGCTCCGACCACGTCGACCTCGAAGCCGCGATCGCGCACGGTGTGATGGTCGCGGAGGTGACGTACTGCAACAGCATCAGCGTCGCCGAGCACGTGGTGATGATGACGCTGTCCCTGGTGCGCAACTACCTGCCCGCACACCAGGTCGTCCTCGACGGGGGCTGGAACATCGCCGACTGCGTGGCACGTTCGTACGACCTGGAGGGGATGCACGTCGGTACGGTGGCCGCCGGACGCATCGGCCTGGCGGTCCTGCGGCGCCTCGCGCCCTTCCACGTGAAGCTGCACTACACCGACCGGCACCGTCTCCCCGCGGACACCGAGCGGGAACTGGGCCTCACCTTCCACCCGACGGCCGCCGACATGGCCCCGCACTGCGACCTCGTCACGATCAACGCGCCACTGCACCCCGAGACGGAAGGGCTCTTCGGCGACAAGCTGCTGGCGGCGATGAAGCGCGGCGCATATCTCATCAACACGGCACGGGCGCGGATCGTCGACCAGGACGCCGTCGAACGCGCCCTGCGAAGCGGCCAGTTGGCGGGCTACGCCGGTGACGTCTGGTACCCCCAGCCCGCCCCCGCCGACCACCCCTGGCGGACCATGCCCCACCACGGCATGACCCCCCACATCTCCGGCTCCTCCCTCTCCGCCCAGTCCCGCTACGCGGCCGGCACCCGGGAGATCCTGGAGTCCTGGCTGGCGGGCACCCCGATACGCGACGAGTACCTGATCGTGGACGGCGGCGCACTGGC